The following is a genomic window from Streptomyces chrestomyceticus JCM 4735.
CGCAGATCCGTACTCGGCAAGCTGGGCGCGCTCGACACCGGTCTGCTGATGTCCTTGGTCGCGCAGCGGCGCACGCTCCCCGACTTCCTGACGCCGAACCCCACGAGCTTCGCCCCGGCCTTCGAGGGAGAACTCGCCCTCGTCCGCCGGGTGTCCGCCGCCCGGGTCCGCCACGACCTGCTGCTCGCGCACGCACCCGACCCCCTTCCCGAGGCCCTTGGCGACGTCCCCTTCGCCGACGACGCGTCGGTCGCCGGACTCCGCGACGCCCTCTGCGACCTCCTGCGGCAGTATTGGCAGGTGGCCGTCGAGCCACTGTGGCCGCAGATCCGGCTGGTGCTGGAAGCCGACATGACCTACCGCGCCCGGCGGCTCGCCCTGGGCGGCGCCCGGCTGCTCTTCGCGGACATGCACCCGAATCTGCGCTGGCAGGACGGCGAGCTGCAGATCCACCAGATGATCAGCAGGCACCGGGTCGCGGCGTCCGGCCGGGGGCTGCTGCTCCTCCCGTCCGTGTTCGCGCACAAGCCCGCGCCCCCGGTCAGCCCGGACGAGGCGCCGAGTCTTGTCTATCCCAGCAGGGGAGTGGCCACGTTGTGGGGTCCGGAGGTGCCGGTCGTCAGCCCGGAGGCGCTGACCTCCCTGCTCGGCGCCGCCAGGGCAAGGCTGCTCAGCCTCCTCGAAGAACCGCTGCCGACCGTCGAGTTGGCCCGCCGCCTGAGGGTCACTCCGAGCGCCGTCTCCCAGCACCTGCGCGTCCTGCACGCCACCGGACTGGTCAACCGGACCCGTGACGGACGGCATGTGCTGTACCGGAGGAGCGCGCTCGGCGACCGGCTCATGGGCACCGCCGACGGAGCACCGGCCGACGACCGCTGAGCGGCAGCGGAGCCGGGTACGGGCCCCCGACGCCGGGAGCCGTCACCTCACCGCCTGTCGCCGCCCGCGGCGCACACCGCGACCGCGGGCTGCGCCACCAGCCGGAAACCGGTGACCAGATCCGGCTGGATGCGCAGCACACCGTTCATGGTCTGCGCCACCCAGGGCCGCAGCAGCTCCTCGTAGCGGGCCACCTGCGAGGGATCGGCCACCAGCCGGGCGTACCCGGTGACGATGACGCTCCAGCCCAGGCGGGTGTGCGGATCGATGGCATCGGCCTCGTACGCGACCACGAGGCCCGCCTCGCCCGCGGGCGGCGCGATCGAGGTGAGGGTCGCCCCGTCGTTGAGCCGGACGACGATGTCCTCCCCGTCGAGGACGTGGTTGACCGGGCGGATGGCCGGCAGGGCGTTCTGGGTGAACACGAGCCGGCCGAGCGGGACACTGCCCAGCAGCCGCAGCGATTCCTCCCGGGGCAGTTGCTGCATTCCCCGGGCCGCCGGCTCACGGCGTACCTCGACATGCTGTGCGTCTTCGTCGTTCATGCTGCACACTCTCTGCTCCGGCGGCGCTCGTCCGGGCACTCGTTGCCTGCCGACCAGCCTCGCCGGAGGGGACTCCCGGCGACAGGGCCGAACGGACCCCGGTGCGGGTCATTTCGGCAGCGCCGGTGCGGGTTCCCCGGGTGTCCGGCCGGGGCTCTTACGGGTGCGGCACCACCGCCACCGGACACGGCGCGTGGTGCAGCGCCGCGTGCGCGGCCGCGCCGATCTTCCGCAGGTCATGACGGCCCGGGCTGCGCCGCCCCACCACCAGGAGCCGGGCCCGTGCGCAGCCGGCCAGCAGGACCTGCCCCGCGCCGCCCATCTCGACGTGTTCGACGACCTCCACCTGGGGGAAGCGCTCCCGCCACGGCCGTACGGCGTCGGCCAGCCGCTTGCGCTCCAGCGGTTCCAGGCCACCGGCGTCGTCGGCCGCCCGCATGGCTTCGCCGCCCCACACCAGGACCGGCGGGATGTTCCAGGCCCGTACCGCCCGCAGGGTCGCCCCCTGGGCCGCGGCGGCCGCGAAGGCGAACTCCAGCACCGGCCCGCTCTCCCGCTCGTCCTGCACCCCCACCACCACTTCGTCCCGCGACTCCTCCGCCTCCTCAGGCCGCGGGCTGCGTACGAGGACCACGGGCGAGGACGTCTGCCGCAGTACGTGCAGACCCACCGAGCCGAGCAGATAGCCGACCAGCGTGCCGTGGCCGCGCGAGCCCAGCACCAGCAGGTCCGCCGCGGCAGCCTCGGCGACCAGGGCCGGCACCGTCTCGGCCGCCAGGATCTCCCGGGTGACGGGCAGGTCGGGAAAGTCCTTCGCCACCCGGGCCGCGGCCTCCTGCAGCACCTCGGCGGCCCAGCGGCGCTGCACCTCCTCGTCCGCCGCGACCGGCACGTCCAGGGGGCGCCAGATCCACGCGTGCACCAGCCGCAGCCGTGCTCCGCGGCGTGCGGCTTCGGCGGCGGCCCAATCGGCGGCGGCGAGGCTGTGGTCGGTTCCGTCCAGGCCGACGGTGACGGTGCCGGGCATACGGGCCTCCTGAGGAAGGAACGGAAGTACGTCCGCCCCCACTCTCGGGGCTCGACGGGCATCGCGGGGACGGCCCCAAGGTCCCGCGCCCGGGGACCAACGGCCTTCCCGCCCGCGGCCCCTGGCCCGCCGAGGGCCCTTCGGCCTCCGGATCGGGACCAACGCCGACCTCGGTGGACATGCCGCGGCAGTGCAATGGGGGTGAGCGCGGGCACAGCGCTCACAGCACTTCGGAAGGCACGCACCATGACCGCGACACCCGTGGAGAAGACGACCGGCGGTACGGCTTGGGAGGGATTCGGCGGCGGCCTGTGGCGGGACACCGTCGACGTCCGCGACTTCGTCCAGCGCAACCACGTACCGTACGAGGGCGACGGCTCCTTCCTCGCGGGCCCGACCGAGCGCACCACCGCGGTGTGGCGCAAGCTGCTCGGCATGTTCCCGCAGGAGCGGGCCCGGGGTGTGCACGACGTGGACACCCGTACCCCGTCCCGGATCGACGCGTTCGCGCCCGGCTACATCGACGAGGAACGCGACCTCATCGTCGGCCTCCAGACCGACGCCCCGCTCAAGCGCGCCATCATGCCCAACGGCGGCTGGCGGATGGTCGAGGGCGCCCTCGCGGCGTACGGGTACGAGGCCGACCCGGCGGTCAAGGAGATCTACACCCGGCTGCGCAAGACCCACAACGACGGTGTCTTCGACGCGTACACCCCCGAGATCCGCGCCTGCCGCTCCGCAGGCATCATCACCGGCCTGCCCGACGCCTACGGCCGGGGCCGCATCATCGGCGACTACCGCCGCGTCGCGCTCTACGGCGTCGACCGGCTCATCGAGGACAAGCAGGCCGCCAAGGCCGAGGCGGACGCGCAGTGGCCGACCGAGGACGTGATCCGCGAGCGTGAGGAGATCGCCGAGCAGATCAAGGCGCTGCACGAGCTGAAGGCCATGGCCGCCTCGTACGGGTACGACATCTCCCGGCCCGCCGCCACCGGCCGGGAGGCCGTGCAGTGGCTCTACTTCGGCTACCTGGCCGCCGTGAAGGAGCAGAACGGCGCGGCCATGTCGATCGGCCGCATCGACACCTTCCTCGACATCTACCTCCGCCGCGACATCGAACGCGGCCTCCTCGACGAGGAGGGGGCACAGGAGCTGATCGACGACTTCGTCATCAAGCTGCGCATCGTACGGTTCCTGCGCACCCCGGAGTACAACGAGCTGTACTCCGGCGACCCCACCTGGGTCACCTGGTCGCTGGCCGGCATCGGCGAGGACGGCCGCCCGCTCGTCTCCCGTACGACCTTCCGCGCCCTCCAGACGCTCTACAACCTGGGCCCGGCGCCCGAACCCAACCTGACCGTCTTCTGGTCACCGCGCCTGCCGCGCGGCTTCAAGGAGTTCGCCGCGAAGACCGCCGTCGACACCTCCGCCCTCCAGTTCGAGTCCGACGACCTGATGCGGCCGAAGTACGGGGACGACACGGCCATCGCCTGCTGCGTGTCGGCCATGGCGGTCGGCAAGCAGATGCAGTTCTTCGGCGCCCGCGTCAACGTCGCCAAGGCCCTGCTGTACGCCATCAACGGCGGCCGGGACGAGATCAGCGGCAAGACCGTCGTGGCGGGTTTCGAGCCGGTCGAGGGCGAATACCTGGACTACGCCACCGTCGCCGAGCGCTACGACGCGATGCTGGAGTGGCTGGCCGAGACCTACGTCCACGCCCTGAACGTCATCCACTACATGCACGACAAGTACGCGTACGAACGCATCGAAATGGCCCTGCACGACCGCACCGTGCTGCGCACCATGGCCTGCGGCATCGCCGGGCTGTCGGTCGCCGCGGACTCGCTGTCGGCGCTCAAGTACGCCCGGGTGCGGGCCGTCCGGGACGAGACCGGGCTGGTCACGGGCTACGAGACCGAGGGCACGTACCCGGCGTACGGCAACAACGACGACCGGGCCGACACCATCGCCCGGGATATCGTCCGCACCTTCATGCAGAAGGTGCGCAAGCACCCCACCTACCGGGGCGCCGTGCACACCCAGTCGGTGCTGACCATCACCTCCAACGTCGTCTACGGGAGGAAGACCGGCGCCACACCGGACGGCCGCCCGGCGGGCGCGCCCTTCGCGCCCGGCGCCAACCCGATGAACGGCCGCGACGAGCACGGCTACCTCGCCTCCGCCCTGTCGGTCGCCAAGCTGCCGTACGACGACGCCGAGGACGGCATCTCGCTGACCAACACCATCACCCCGGACGCGCTGGGCCGCACCGAACAGGAGCGGATCGCGAACCTGACGGGCGTGCTGGACGGCTACACGGCCGGCGGCGGATTCCACATGAACGTCAACGTGCTGGACCGGGCGACCCTGGAGGACGCCATGGAGCACCCCGAGAAGCACCCGCAGTTGACGATCCGGGTGTCCGGCTACGCGGTGAACTTCGTACGGCTGACGCGCGAGCAGCAGCTCGACGTCATCAACCGCACCTTCCACGGAGCCCTGTGATGTCCCCAGAGACCGCGGTGCCCCTCGCCGGAGCGAGGCCGGTCCTGGAAGCCGCGACGCCGGCCGGTGCGGTGGGGCACCGGCCGGTCGCCGGGTCGGTGTACTCCTGGGACCTGTCCACCGGCGTCGACGGGCCCGGCATCCGCTTCGTGCCGTTCCTGGCGGGCTGCCCCCTGGCCTGCCTGTACTGCCACAACCCGGACACCTGGAAGATGCGCGACGGCAAGCGGGTCCTGGCCGGTGACCTGGTGGCGGAGGCGGCCAAGTACCAGGCGTTCATCCGGGCCGCGGGCGGCGGCGCCACGCTCAGCGGCGGCGAACCGCTCCTCCAGCCCGTCTTCACCGGCGAACTCCTGCACCGCTTCAAGCACGAACTCGGCCTGCACACCGCCCTGGACACCTCCGGCTACCTCGGCGTCCGCGCCACCGACGCGCTGTTGCGCGACACGGACCTCGTGCTGCTGGACATCAAGTCCTGGGACCCCGCGCTCTACAAGAGGCTCACGGGCCGGCCCCTGCGCCCGACCCTGGACTTCGCCCGGCGGCTGGCCCAGCTGGACAAGGAGGTATGGGTACGCTTCGTGCTCGTCCCGGGGCTGACCGACGACCCGGCGAACATCGGGGGCGTGGCCTCCTTCGCCGCCTCGCTCGGCAATGTGACCCGGGTCGACGTGCTGCCCTTCCACAGACTCGGCGCCGCCAAATGGGAACGGCTCGGCCTGGACTTCACGCTGCGGGACACTCCGATTCCCACCGCGCCGGAAGTGGCGGCGGCGCGCGGAATCTTCGCGGAATACGGCCTGTCGGCAGTGTGAAAGGTGCGGGGCCCTCCTTCGTCAGCCGAACCGTACGCTGGCAAAGGCCGCGTCGCGCGGCGCCTGCTGACCGGGAGCGAGCGGCACGGCCCGCCCCTTGCACTTCTTGCCCGGGAAAAGGACGGCCGGTGTCTTCGTGGAGTTGCGGGCACCGTGCGCCCGCTGCTGCATCGTCAGGCACCGGCCGTTCGGCGGATTCTCCACCACGTACGACCTGCCGTCCGGCCCCAGCCAGATGAACGACCCTTTCGCGGCGGACGCCTCGCCCGTGGAGAGGGTCGCGGCGAAAGTGAGCGCCGCGAGAGCAACGGCGACCGGACGCAGGACACGCATCATTCATCCTCTTTCTGGAACGGTTTCCGGAAACGACTGTCCGGCCGGAGCGGCCGGTGTCCGGTCAACGACGCCCAGCGGTGTCCGACACGCCTGGTACGCCCCATCGGGCCACCCGGGCCCGCACGCCGCCCTCCGTCGCCGCACGGCGGGCGCAGGCGTCGAAGCGGGCGAGGACGAGACGGGCCATGGCGTCCTGGGCGCCGAGCGGGCGGGCGATGATCACGCACTCCGCGCGCCCGGCCTCCGCGGTAAGGCGGTCGGAGAACCGTCCGGAGGCCATCAGATACGGCAGCACCGCGATACGGGTACGGCCTTCGGCGCGCAGGTCAGCCACCGTACGGGCCAACGACAGACCGTCCGCGGCACCGTCGCACAGGACGGCCGGCCGCACCGGAACGGGGGCGCCCCGCCGGGCGCTCAGCTCCGCGCCCAGATCCCGGGCAGTGGCGCGGGCACTGTCGTTGCCACCCGGCCGGCGCGAACCCGCGGCGGCCAGGACCACGGCGTCCGCCGGGAGACCGGCGTGCCACTCGGCCTCCTGGAGGCGGTGCAGGAGCGCCTCGACGAGCAGCGGGTGCGGCGCCAGCGGTCGCGCGGCGTGTGCGTGCCCGAGCAGCGCGGGCAGATCCACGGAGAAATGAAATCCCGTCCCCAGCAGCAAAGGCACCACTATCGCGGGCGCGCCGTGCAGGGCGGCCACGGCTTCGTCGACCGTGGGGCGGTGAATGTCGAAGAACGCCATTTCCACCCGCAGCGCCGGACGCAGTGCGCGCACGTACGCCAGCAACCGGTGTGTTTCCGTTTGCGCCCGGACCTCGCGACTACCGTGAGCGGCGGCAATCAGTACAGGGGAAAAGGAGGCCATGCGGTCACGCTAAAGGCGTACGCGCGCGGCGATAAGGCACTGCTGGTCCCGGCTGCGCAGGGACGACCGGCCTTGGTCAAAAGGCCGTTCGGCGCGGGGTACGGGTGCGGGGCGGGCATAGCCTGAATGCGCGGCGGCCCGGGAGGCGGCGGGCTCGGGCGGCAGTCGTGGAAAACGGAAGAACGCGTCCCGTCGCCAAGCAGCTGGCAGGAGTGCTCTCATGGTGTCATCCACCGACCGGCCCACCCTTGTTCTCGTCGGTCACGGAATGGTCGGCCAACGGCTGCTGGAAGAACTCGCCGCGCGGGACGCGCTCGCCGGATCGGGCGGGCCGGACGGACCTGGCAGCCCGGGCGGCAGCGCGCGATGGCGCGTCGTGGTCCTCGCCGAGGAAGAGCGCCGCGCCTACGACCGCGTCCACCTCTCCTCCCTGTTCACCGGGACCACCCCGGAGGAACTGAACCTCGCCGACCCCGACTTCTTCGAACGGCACGACATCACGCTGCGCCTCGGCGACCCCGCCACCGCCGTCGACACCGCCACCCGCACGGTGACCACGCGCAGGGGCGCCCAGTGGCACTACGACGCGCTGGTGCTGGCCACCGGCTCGTACGCCTTCGTCCCACCGGTCCCCAACCGGGACGCGCCCGGCTGCTTCGTCTACCGCACCGTGGAGGACGTCCGCGACATCCAGGAGGCGGCGCGCGGCGCCCGCACCGCGGCCGTCGTCGGCGGCGGGCTGCTCGGCCTGGAGGCGGTCGGTGCCCTGCGCTCGCTCGGCCTGGAGACCAGCGTGGTCGAGGCCGCGCCCCGGCTGATGCCCGGTCAGGTGGACACCGGCGGTGCCGACGTCCTGGCCCACACCGTCGAGGCGATGGGAGTCCACGTGCACACGGACGCGGCGATCACCGAGGTGTGGACCGGTGCGGACGGGCGGGTGCGCGGCCTGTCCCTGTCGGACGGCACCGGCGTCCAGGCCGACATCATCGTCTTCTCCGTCGGCGTACGGCCCCGCGACGAACTCGCCAGGACGGCCGGCCTCGACGTCGCGGACCGCGGCGGCATCGTGATCGACACCCGGTGCCGCACCTCCGCGCCGGAGGTCTACGCGCTCGGCGAGTGCGCCCGCGCCGCCGACGGCAACGTCTACGGGCTGGTCGCACCCGGCTACCGGATGGCGGAAGCCCTGGCGGACACCCTGACCGGCAAGGAGGGCAGCTTCACCGGCGCCGACACCTCCACCAAGCTCAAGCTGCTGGGCGCGGACGTCGCCTCCTTCGGCGACCCCTTCGCCCCGGACGCCGGCGGCTCGGTGCTCTGGGCCGACTCCGGTTCGGGTGTCTACAAGAAGCTGGTGCTCGGCCCGGACGGGCAGCTCATGGGCGGCATCCTGGTCGGCGACGCGGACGCGTACGGCACCCTGCGGCCGCTCGTGGGCGCCCAACTGCCCGGCCCGGCCGCCTCATTCCTGCTGCCCGCCGACGAGTCCGGCCCGGTGGACACCACCGCGGTGCTCCCCGACGACGCGGTGATTTGCTCGTGCAACGGCGTCACCAAGAAGACGCTGCGCGAGGCCGTGAAGGACGGCGCGCACGACCTGGCCGCGGTGAAGAAGTGCACCGGCGCCGGCACCCAGTGCGGCGGCTGCGTCGGCGCGGTGACCTCGATCATGGAAGCGCAACTGGCGGCCGAAGGCGTCGAGACGGGCCCCGGCGGCCTGTGCCCGGACTTCACCCAGACCCGCCGGGAACTCTACGAGATCATCCGGGTGACCGGCACCGACAGCTTCTCCCGGCTGGCGCGGGAGTACGGCGTACCCGGCCCGGACGGCAAGCCGCCGCACGGCTGCGCGGTCTGCCGCCCGACCGTCGCCTCGCTGCTCGCCACCCTCGGCCCGGAACTGGGCCTGCACCACATCCTGGACGGCGAGCAGGCCGCGCTCCAGGACACCAACGACCTCTTCCTCGCCAACCTCCAGAAGGACGGCACCTACTCGGTGGTGCCCCGCCTGCCGGCCGGGGAGATCAGCCCGGACCACCTCGTCGTGCTCGGCGAGGTCGCCCGCGAGTTCGGCCTCTACACCAAGCTCACCGGCGGCCAGCGCATCGACCTGTTCGGCGCCACCGTCGACCAGCTCCCGCACATCTGGCGCCGGCTGGTCGACGCCGGGCTCGAATCGGGCCACGCGTACGGCAAATCCCTGCGCACCGCGAAGTCCTGCGCCGGTTCCCGCTGGTGCCGCTTCGGGCAGCGCGACTCCGTCGGCATGGCCGTGGAGCTGGAACTGCGGTACCGCGGACTGCGGTCCCCGCACAAGCTGAAGCTGGCGGCCTCCGGCTGTGTCCGCGAGTGCGCCGAGGCACAGAGCAAGGACGTCGGCGTCATCGCCACGGCCAAGGGCTGGAACCTCTACGTGGGCGGCAACGGCGGCGTCAAGCCCCGCCACGCGGACCTCCTCGCACAGGACTTGGGCGACGAGGAACTGATCCGGGTCGTCGACCGCTTCCTGATGTTCTACATCCGCACCGCGGACCGCCTGGAACGCACCGCGGCCTGGCTGGAGCGGATCGACGGCGGCATCGCCCACGTACGCGACGTCGTCCTGCACGACTCCCTCGGGCTGGCCGAGGAACTGGAAGCGCAGATGCAGCGGCACGTCGACGCCTACCGCGACGAATGGCGGGCCGTCCTCGAAGACCCGGCGAAACTGCGCCGCTTCACCAGCTCCTTCCCCGCCCCGGCCGGCCCGGCCGCGCCCGGACACGTCCAGGTCCGTACGCCCGAGGGCGAGTGGCAGTCCGTCTGCCTGCTGGACGACCTGGAGCCGGGGCGCGGAATACCGGTCAGCGTCGGCGAAGAAGCGGCCCCGGTCGCGCTCTTCCGCTCACCGGACGGCGAGGTCTTCGCCGTCTCCGACATCGACCCCGTCTCCCGGGCCGGAGTCATCTCCCGCGGCATCTACGGGGCGGTCGACGGCGCCCCGGTCGTGACCTCGCCCATGTACAAACAGCGCTTCGACCTGCGCACCGGCACCTGCCTGGACGACGAGAGCAAGCATCTCCCCGTCCACGCGGTCCGGGTGCTGTGACCCACCGGGCGCCCCCGTACACAGCGGAAGGGCGAACGCGCGCCGGGGCGCGCCCAGCCCTCCGGTTTCGCTCCCCGCGCGCCTGTGGTTCACCTTTCGCGCCCCGCGCTCCATGGCGTCACCGGTCCCCGCTTTGGGCACTGTCCGCAGTGGATCACTCGCACCGAGTAACCGTCTCGGTGCATCGCCCGAAAGGACCTGTCCACCGTGCGTCTTGTCCCGCGCCTCACCGCCGCCCTCGGCGGTCTCGCCCTCGTCCTCGGCGGAGTCGTCGTCGCCGCCCCGGCCGTCCACGCGACCCCGCAGAACTGCTTCTACTACGTGATGGAACAGCACCCCGACGCCGACCCCGAAGTGGTCGAACGAGGCTGTCTCCTCGGCGCCAAGGGAACCAAGGAGAGCCATCGTGCCTGCTACACCGAGCTGCGGCGGTCCTACATCCCCGCGAAGATCGCCTTCGACGGATGCCGCCGGGCCGGCCTGAAGTAGCGGACGGGACGGCCTGATCCGTCAAGGAGCGGACGGATCACGGGGCCCAGGGGCTACCGGAGCACCCCTGGGCCCGTTTCCGTGCGGCCGGAAGGCGGCCGATGGAGCCGCCGGGCGGCCCCGGGGATCAGCAGGCGCCGTGGAGGCGGGACAGCAGCCGCTCGTGCGCCGCGGTGAAGTGCTGCCGTCCGGCGCCCGTCGCGAGGTCGTCGGTGTCCCAGGCAGGCGGGGGCAGCGCCGAGGCGAGGGCCTGTACGGGGCCGGGGTGGCCGATGGCGTGGATGAGCCGGGCGAGGGCCTGTTCACGAGCGTACGTGGTGCCGCCGTGCGCGGGGCCGGCGAGTTCTTCGTGGCTGATCACGCAGACGGCGGGGTGGTGCAGCAGCCACCGGCTGCGGCGCGCTTCGCGCATACCGGGGAAGCCGGGGTCGCTGAGGGCCAGAGTGATCTTGGCGTCCAGGGTGGGCTGCGCGGCGAGGATGTCGTGGTAGACGAGGTGTCCCGGCAGTGAGCCGGCCCGGTCCAAGGGCTGGGAGAGGGCGTGGATCTGGCTGACGATGCGGTCGCGGAGGTCGCGGTGGTGGAAGACGATGGGCGGCCGGCCGTCGGCGTGCCAGGCGCGCAGGAACCCCGCGTCGGCCGTGTGCAGGTCCAGGCCGGTGAGATACCAGCAGCCCCGGCCCGGCAGCAGCCCGAGCAGTTCGGCTTCCGGCAGGCGCGCCAGGCGGGCCTCGGTGTCCGGGGCGGCCGGGGAGGCGAGCGTCGTCGGCTGGCCCAGACGCGTCCACCACACCCGCCACAGGGCGCTGACCGCGACCTGGAAGGCGTCCTGCAGCGCGGAACTCCGGATCCGGTCGGCTGGGTTGAGCAGGAGCCCGGCGCGGTCGGCACCGTAGGCGGCGCGCAACAGCGGGTAGACCTCACCGGGGCCCGGCTGCCCGGCCGGGATGCGCGGGTCGCCGCTCATCGTGCCGTAGGGGGTGAAGCCGAGGGCGGTGGTGATGTCGGCCAGCAGCGGGGTGCCGCTGCCGGGCAGCGACACGACGATCATCTGGGGCACGGCCATGGCACAACTCCGTCCGAAGGAAGGCGGGGCGGCCGGTCGGGCGACCGGCTGCCCCGGGTGGGCGGGCGGACCGGGCGGACGGTCCACCGCACCGGGTGATCACAGCGGGCCGGGCGCCGCGACGGGGGCGCGGGCGGTGAGCAGCAGGTCCTCGTAGACGTGGTGCCGACGGCCGGCCGTACGGTGGCGCAGCAGCCGGGCAGCGTGCTCGTACGCTCCGGCTCCGGCCAGGGCACGGGCGAGGGTGTCCTGGATGATCTCGCGTTCCACCCGCACCCCGCCGATCCGCCGCGTCCGCTCGCCCAGCGCGCTGAGCAGGGCGGCCGCCGCCGCGGGGCGGCCCTCGGTGATCTGCGCCAGGGCCTGGACCACCGGCGTCAGGACGTCGCGGAAGTCGGGCCGCTGGTCGGTGGCCGTACGGTAGGCCAGGGCGTGCAGGTCGTCGGTGGCCGCTTCGACGGCCAGCGCCAGGGCGAGGTTGAAGGTGTGGAAGACCTCCGCCGTCCCGCCCGGCCCGGCGAGCAGGTCCCGCACCTGCGCCACGTCGCTACGGCCTGCCGGTGTCTGTCCTGCCAGCAGGAGCCGCCAGTTCACCGCGGCCCGCATCCCCACGTCCCCGCGCTCCAGCGCCGTGTCGGCCCGCCGGCGTGCGTCGGGGAAGTCGCCGCAGGCGATCGAGTGCAGCGCGGCGTGCCAGTTCAGGTGCCGGGCCTGTACGGCGTGCGGGTCCGCCGCGAGCCACCCGTCCAGGTACTCGACGCCGGCCCGGCCGGCGCCCAGTTCGTGCTCCGCGTGCGCGAGGGCGTGCACGGC
Proteins encoded in this region:
- a CDS encoding ArsR/SmtB family transcription factor: MISFVLGVEDLADTRFALSPLHETLLSLRVLQDPGLSALHLPWRRSVLGKLGALDTGLLMSLVAQRRTLPDFLTPNPTSFAPAFEGELALVRRVSAARVRHDLLLAHAPDPLPEALGDVPFADDASVAGLRDALCDLLRQYWQVAVEPLWPQIRLVLEADMTYRARRLALGGARLLFADMHPNLRWQDGELQIHQMISRHRVAASGRGLLLLPSVFAHKPAPPVSPDEAPSLVYPSRGVATLWGPEVPVVSPEALTSLLGAARARLLSLLEEPLPTVELARRLRVTPSAVSQHLRVLHATGLVNRTRDGRHVLYRRSALGDRLMGTADGAPADDR
- a CDS encoding pyridoxamine 5'-phosphate oxidase family protein: MNDEDAQHVEVRREPAARGMQQLPREESLRLLGSVPLGRLVFTQNALPAIRPVNHVLDGEDIVVRLNDGATLTSIAPPAGEAGLVVAYEADAIDPHTRLGWSVIVTGYARLVADPSQVARYEELLRPWVAQTMNGVLRIQPDLVTGFRLVAQPAVAVCAAGGDRR
- a CDS encoding universal stress protein — protein: MPGTVTVGLDGTDHSLAAADWAAAEAARRGARLRLVHAWIWRPLDVPVAADEEVQRRWAAEVLQEAAARVAKDFPDLPVTREILAAETVPALVAEAAAADLLVLGSRGHGTLVGYLLGSVGLHVLRQTSSPVVLVRSPRPEEAEESRDEVVVGVQDERESGPVLEFAFAAAAAQGATLRAVRAWNIPPVLVWGGEAMRAADDAGGLEPLERKRLADAVRPWRERFPQVEVVEHVEMGGAGQVLLAGCARARLLVVGRRSPGRHDLRKIGAAAHAALHHAPCPVAVVPHP
- the pflB gene encoding formate C-acetyltransferase, with translation MTATPVEKTTGGTAWEGFGGGLWRDTVDVRDFVQRNHVPYEGDGSFLAGPTERTTAVWRKLLGMFPQERARGVHDVDTRTPSRIDAFAPGYIDEERDLIVGLQTDAPLKRAIMPNGGWRMVEGALAAYGYEADPAVKEIYTRLRKTHNDGVFDAYTPEIRACRSAGIITGLPDAYGRGRIIGDYRRVALYGVDRLIEDKQAAKAEADAQWPTEDVIREREEIAEQIKALHELKAMAASYGYDISRPAATGREAVQWLYFGYLAAVKEQNGAAMSIGRIDTFLDIYLRRDIERGLLDEEGAQELIDDFVIKLRIVRFLRTPEYNELYSGDPTWVTWSLAGIGEDGRPLVSRTTFRALQTLYNLGPAPEPNLTVFWSPRLPRGFKEFAAKTAVDTSALQFESDDLMRPKYGDDTAIACCVSAMAVGKQMQFFGARVNVAKALLYAINGGRDEISGKTVVAGFEPVEGEYLDYATVAERYDAMLEWLAETYVHALNVIHYMHDKYAYERIEMALHDRTVLRTMACGIAGLSVAADSLSALKYARVRAVRDETGLVTGYETEGTYPAYGNNDDRADTIARDIVRTFMQKVRKHPTYRGAVHTQSVLTITSNVVYGRKTGATPDGRPAGAPFAPGANPMNGRDEHGYLASALSVAKLPYDDAEDGISLTNTITPDALGRTEQERIANLTGVLDGYTAGGGFHMNVNVLDRATLEDAMEHPEKHPQLTIRVSGYAVNFVRLTREQQLDVINRTFHGAL
- the pflA gene encoding pyruvate formate-lyase-activating protein, whose protein sequence is MSPETAVPLAGARPVLEAATPAGAVGHRPVAGSVYSWDLSTGVDGPGIRFVPFLAGCPLACLYCHNPDTWKMRDGKRVLAGDLVAEAAKYQAFIRAAGGGATLSGGEPLLQPVFTGELLHRFKHELGLHTALDTSGYLGVRATDALLRDTDLVLLDIKSWDPALYKRLTGRPLRPTLDFARRLAQLDKEVWVRFVLVPGLTDDPANIGGVASFAASLGNVTRVDVLPFHRLGAAKWERLGLDFTLRDTPIPTAPEVAAARGIFAEYGLSAV
- a CDS encoding sirohydrochlorin chelatase — encoded protein: MASFSPVLIAAAHGSREVRAQTETHRLLAYVRALRPALRVEMAFFDIHRPTVDEAVAALHGAPAIVVPLLLGTGFHFSVDLPALLGHAHAARPLAPHPLLVEALLHRLQEAEWHAGLPADAVVLAAAGSRRPGGNDSARATARDLGAELSARRGAPVPVRPAVLCDGAADGLSLARTVADLRAEGRTRIAVLPYLMASGRFSDRLTAEAGRAECVIIARPLGAQDAMARLVLARFDACARRAATEGGVRARVARWGVPGVSDTAGRR
- the nirB gene encoding nitrite reductase large subunit NirB, with the translated sequence MVSSTDRPTLVLVGHGMVGQRLLEELAARDALAGSGGPDGPGSPGGSARWRVVVLAEEERRAYDRVHLSSLFTGTTPEELNLADPDFFERHDITLRLGDPATAVDTATRTVTTRRGAQWHYDALVLATGSYAFVPPVPNRDAPGCFVYRTVEDVRDIQEAARGARTAAVVGGGLLGLEAVGALRSLGLETSVVEAAPRLMPGQVDTGGADVLAHTVEAMGVHVHTDAAITEVWTGADGRVRGLSLSDGTGVQADIIVFSVGVRPRDELARTAGLDVADRGGIVIDTRCRTSAPEVYALGECARAADGNVYGLVAPGYRMAEALADTLTGKEGSFTGADTSTKLKLLGADVASFGDPFAPDAGGSVLWADSGSGVYKKLVLGPDGQLMGGILVGDADAYGTLRPLVGAQLPGPAASFLLPADESGPVDTTAVLPDDAVICSCNGVTKKTLREAVKDGAHDLAAVKKCTGAGTQCGGCVGAVTSIMEAQLAAEGVETGPGGLCPDFTQTRRELYEIIRVTGTDSFSRLAREYGVPGPDGKPPHGCAVCRPTVASLLATLGPELGLHHILDGEQAALQDTNDLFLANLQKDGTYSVVPRLPAGEISPDHLVVLGEVAREFGLYTKLTGGQRIDLFGATVDQLPHIWRRLVDAGLESGHAYGKSLRTAKSCAGSRWCRFGQRDSVGMAVELELRYRGLRSPHKLKLAASGCVRECAEAQSKDVGVIATAKGWNLYVGGNGGVKPRHADLLAQDLGDEELIRVVDRFLMFYIRTADRLERTAAWLERIDGGIAHVRDVVLHDSLGLAEELEAQMQRHVDAYRDEWRAVLEDPAKLRRFTSSFPAPAGPAAPGHVQVRTPEGEWQSVCLLDDLEPGRGIPVSVGEEAAPVALFRSPDGEVFAVSDIDPVSRAGVISRGIYGAVDGAPVVTSPMYKQRFDLRTGTCLDDESKHLPVHAVRVL